The Phragmites australis chromosome 1, lpPhrAust1.1, whole genome shotgun sequence genomic interval aagcatattgtgctccacACACGCatctatgacgtgtgtacaaagTTTGTGAAGTAATTCTGGCTTATGGCAAGTACAAATGCATATCCcactcctaagcacgcactcttgcacatgccgctcacgttttccacccctacgacccttatcctgGCACAGGACACTAAACAtgtgctccgcagtcccctcttgattagcgcgatgcatgcatgccttcTTTGTGACCTTCTCCATATACccacatagcatccgtccataaagcatacgattatcctccattacatttttagcatatgcgtaccgatcaataaagtatttacaagtcccatgcaaaatgccttctacaattccaacgagtgggagggacctcattactcgcatgacccagttataaacctcagcaagatttgttgtcattactccataccttgccccaccactgtctatttttcatttggttcattacgtatccactgtgaaaagctcctaatagctgaccctgacctccttactatctgaggagtaCAGCAAAGCCTATTTTTCATTTGgttcattacgtatccactgtgaaaagctcctaatagctgaccctgacctccttactatctgaggagtatctgttATGAGAGGTCCaaggtccaagagctatcggttcatcaccagtGGGTGCAACCTCTGCTGTCTGTTTCAGAGTTAGTTCgtccagtcttgcccatagggcattgaacttccgttgctggttttgactgcacaattttttgaaaatcttcatcaactctttgtttttgaaatGTATATAGAAGTTcacacccatatggcgcatgcaccacctgctctccAGGTCGGGCCACTATACTGCAACACCCCGCCGAACACTCCCATgctgcatatccagcaaagcctgcaacaaccctgcatgtctatcataaatcagacacacatctggccGATCAAGAACAATATCATGTTTCACCCGCTCAAAgaaccaataccagttgtccccgttctcactctccacgaaggcaaaccctagtggcaggacttggttgttaccgtcgaccccaattgcagacaatatatgtcctttgtacttcccagttaggaatgtcccatccaggcaaatgatgggtcgaaaATACCGAAATGTTTTAATGGTTGCAACGAAttcaaagaaagcacgctgcaatactcgtttcccactgtactccgcatcagtggaggggtaatgcttgatatcatagtaactgcctgggttccttccacatattgtggctaattgacgaggtagattgtgatatgaatcttcatatatTCCGAACCttatctcaatagccttctgtttcgtcCTCCATACCTTTacatagtttattgtatactggaacATTTgttcaatagcacggattattgatcgtggctcataccttaggctGTTCataatctccccatacataacattagcaataaaagcAGATGATAGCCGGTggacgaactctatttcctcaatgtgataaTTATGttccctgactattgagcactgccaatagtctacccatttccctctgaatacgtgcacccgccaaggacattgagtcaccaaacacttcacatcatactcccttttactggatttaacaaccttgaactgcgtCCGAAGAGACAGCAatcagaatttaactgcatcaataacagcctcctttatagggtacatagcaacctgagacacctcattctcatgatacTGCCAtggtgtccgatcagcctcactAACTACCagttttgaaaattcatgatccctccactctgcaggcactggagcattaccctcctcgttagatgaatccccatcggcaacggcttcctccagctcttgatcctccaactccaccTCTTCAATTATactagggatatgctccccctcatcggctacacccatcggttgcatctcagaaatatccccaacatctgcCCTGGTCCTGACATTTACcaggtctgattcatcttccactgcctcacttggtcctgctactgcttctgcaaaGTTTACCTCTGTTTGATCTTTCTGATACGCCTTagctaacaaaatcagatgCAGATCatgttcacaagatatatctatatactgcctctaagttgatgtggcttcgatcggaacaagctcgccaaagtatcccTAACTACCACAGCTGATgacagctttcagcttaagattatgttgctgcggatccagttgaaaaaaccgcatcggccacttgcacacacccgcaatggtcatctcattagctttactaagacccttaaTGACAttacgaaatccagacagatctacaccgttaggaccatacATAATTTCatcctcaccataatatatctgaaaaaattaatttatctgtcatccctgaaaacatccgcaaatataaccaatgttaagactgacgaactatatttctgagtattggaaaaaaaataccaaCACCGATTCatgcctaacaataggttcttcaataatacccctaATCAAACTAACCTAtaattattactctatacaatctacatttaatagcCATCCTACCATATCGAAATTAATATTGACAGTAtactagcattttctaaaccctaaaccctagatcatacAGTGCTAATTCCTATATCACACAATGGTACcttacaattattactctgtacaatctacatattcaaaactaccacactacaaataatattttgtatttaattgctatcctactatatcgtaattaatattgacaatattctactaaatacagtattttctaaaccctaggtcatacatgtctaaactatatgtcatacagtgctactatacttattaacaacaataaaaaagtATACAAGAAATTACCGGAAAGtgctcttcaaatccgcggatcAAATACAGTAGGGATTCGccgcgctctcttcctctcctctcctctcttctcctctcctccctcttcagagctttctcttttttcggattaaaatgaTGATTTCTTCTCAATTTTCAGCCTTTTATAGAGAAGGGAGGAGGTGGGGAGTGGGCGGGCAGCCTCCTTACCgctcctgagagggcggtaagggcccTAACCGTCCTCTCAAGGGCGGTAAGATGTAACGCGCACGGGAAGGCTGTTCCCACCCTCTCAAGGGCGGTAAAGAGGTATAACCGTCATTTGAGAAGGCTGCAGGCgtctattttgtaatttttttatggagattttattttttttatattttttatgaaaaaatataaaaaagaactCTAAACTTTGACCCGATCAGGCCAGGCCGGCACAGTAATTTTCGGACCAAAAGGAGTCCAGCTGAGGTCCTTGTTCCTCCGGAAACCATGCATTCTTGACGTACGTGAGCTGCCAAGCAATGAAAAACGTGCTCGTACGCAGGTAGAGTTCCTGCATGATGCATGTCAGCCATGTACACGCGCATGTATGATAGGTAGGGATAAAAACGGATCGGTTACAAAAATCTTCTAATTATTTTTACTTTTACATTTTATCAATCGGACAGAAATAGAAACAGGATAGACACGAGTGAAAACGGTCCGGACATAATCAGAGAGTCAAAAACGAACTAATACGATCGGAAAAATACTGATATCGGTTGGGATTCGAAAATATAAAATAGAAACACCGacaaaaaaactattaaaacatgttaacatgtataagtttaacatgaTTTTCAAATAAACCAAACTAATAAGTATAATGAACTAATCTAATCATCAAGTTGTATGAAAGTAAAAAAtgtcatatgatttttttattcatatGACATATCATTTTTATCAATACTTGACAAAGAAAAGTAAATAACTTCTGagaaaaaactttaaaaaatagaaaaaaaaagaaactacgATGGAGTGTtttcttctactacctttttaCCAAGAGCCTAATAAACTATCCTTATATCGGCAACGACAAAGCAGCCCAGCCTGTTAGGAGCAATAAGCTTTTCTACTTAGACTAGTAGGGATGAGGCGCTGAGTTGGTGGTCTAAATGTTAGAAAAACAAGATATTCCAGATTTATTTGGAAAAAAACAGATGGAAAATATCTCAGCCGTTTTTGTTCCCGTTTTCGTGAAGCTTGTTCCGTTTCTGTCCTATTTCCGTTTTTGTCAGCAAGTACAAAAACGATCGGAGAAAACAGGAAATGGTTCTCGGACGGGACGGAATTTGTCCATACCGTTTTTATCCTAAGGCCATCTACAGCAGctacctcaaaatttcatccttaaaaacactattacagcataccctatcactattacagcatctctcAATCcctccatctccagcagctactctaaatctcatccactatcttctctcccttatattaaattgattttttCCCAACCGCCATAACCGACGCAGGAGGAAAGGTTTTTCGCAGGATCCCGTTGCAGCGCCTATTGAAAAATACGGACACAATATATttctaagaaataaaatttcTTAGAAATTTTATTTGCGGACGATATTGTTGCATTAAATATTTGAGTGATTTTTTATGGTCTGTGCACCTGCAAGGACGCACTCgaaaattttggtttgaaacGTACCGAAGGATGATATGGGAGCCATGCAATGTACCGTGTACATTAGAAGGGCCGAATCACCTCTGCGGGTTATTGACCAGGTCTGGCTTAGAGCGGAAGGAACTGGGCACCATCATGTGTAAGAAGGACGAGAGGCTTGCCGCCGAAGCCTCACGGGGACTGGCTTCCAGGGGAAGGAACGGGGTTGGCTTCCGTCACAAGGCTCATGatatccctatatatatgaggctATGGTACTCATAATTCCCAAGCCATGAAAAAATGGATCGTCGCGAAGCATGGAAGGAGACTGTGAGGGAGTTGTGTTTTGGCAATGACTCTTCCGATGAGGAAGATAATTTGTTCCTAGCCACTGTGAGTGAGTTGCACCAGGCGGAGGCATCACAGCGGGGACCGTGGGGTGGTTCATTGCCAGGCCGACGGCGTATCGAGCGGAACCGGCTGGAGGGGCATCATAGGTTGTTTAATGACTACTTCGCCGATCACCCGGTGTACCCAGATTACATCTTCCGTCGCAGGTAATGTTACGAAAATGTACAATCTTATCGCAGTTGTACGATGAAATGGCTTATGCTCGTCGGTCCTGCAGGTTTAGGATGAAACGGGACCTATACCTCAAGATTGTACAGGCAGTTGCGGACCAGGACCCGTGGTTCCAACAGAGGAGGAATGCTGCTGGCGAGCTCGGCCTGTCGGCATTGCAGAAAGTCACTGCGGCGTTTCGTATGCTCGCGTACGATGCTCCCGCCGATTCTCTCGATGAGTGCCTCCGCCTAGGGGAGTCCACTATAATTGAGAGTATGAGACGGTTTGTACGAGCCGTGGTCGGGGTATTCTGGGACGAGTACCTCCGTGCTCCTAATGAGGAGGACACGGCGCGCTTGATTACTATGAACGAGCGAAgagggttccccgggatgctCGGAAGCATAGATTGtatgcattggaggtggaagaactgtccaACAGCGTGGTCTGGTTCCTTCTCGGGCCACGTGAACTCACCGACAATTATCCTAGAGGCCGTGGCGTCACAGGACTtgtggatttggcatgctttcTTCGGCATGCCTGGTTCGCTAAACGACATCAACGTTCTTCACCGCTCCCATCTCCTCGACAATCTTGCCACTGGAGTGGCCCCCCAGGTCCAATATTCCATTAACGGACATGACTACACCATGGGGTACTACCTTGCAGATGGTATCTATCCGGAATGGGCCACCTTCGTGAAGCCTATTCCTTGTCCAGTTGGGAGGAAGCGCCAGCACTTCGTCGTTCAGCAGGCGGCATTAAGGAAGGATGTGGAACGTGCCTTTGGGGTCCTCCAAGCCAGGTTCCCCATAGTGAGGGGGGCTACGAGGATATGGGACGAGGAAACACTGCACAATATCATGACCGCCTGCATTATCATGCATAACATGATAATCGAAGATGAGAGACCCGAAGGGGACGTCGAACACGTGTACGACGGTTCAGGTGTTCCTGTTGAGGCATCACGCAACCTAACACCCACACTTGAAGCATTTGCACACCGGTATGGGATGATAACTAGCAGGCATGGGCACCACCAACTGCGTGACGATCTTGTCGAGCATCTGTGGCAGTTCCACGGAGTAGAGTAGTGTGTATTATGTTCAATAATGTGTAATATGTAATCAAGCGCATTACGTATTATGTTCAATAAATTGTCCCGTTTCCTTAGTAAACTGTCGCACGGCCAAAAGAAGGATGTGGACCATGCTGTCCAGCAGCATGCGGGCAGCAGCACAGCACACACATGAGCTATCGGGTAGCAGCACAGCAAACCCTTCAGCTATCTGGCACCAGCACAAACCCTTCAGCTATGAGGCAATTAGTACATTATCAAAAAACCGCAAACATCATGTTCAGGAGTCCAAAAAAAATGCAACACATAGATCACCAACTGCAATACCAGTACCATGC includes:
- the LOC133883994 gene encoding uncharacterized protein LOC133883994; translated protein: MDRREAWKETVRELCFGNDSSDEEDNLFLATVSELHQAEASQRGPWGGSLPGRRRIERNRLEGHHRLFNDYFADHPVYPDYIFRRRFRMKRDLYLKIVQAVADQDPWFQQRRNAAGELGLSALQKVTAAFRMLAYDAPADSLDECLRLGESTIIESMRRFVRAVVGVFWDEYLRAPNEEDTARLITMNERRGFPGMLGSIDCMHWRWKNCPTAWSGSFSGHVNSPTIILEAVASQDLWIWHAFFGMPGSLNDINVLHRSHLLDNLATGVAPQVQYSINGHDYTMGYYLADGIYPEWATFVKPIPCPVGRKRQHFVVQQAALRKDVERAFGVLQARFPIVRGATRIWDEETLHNIMTACIIMHNMIIEDERPEGDVEHVYDGSGVPVEASRNLTPTLEAFAHRYGMITSRHGHHQLRDDLVEHLWQFHGVE